From Uloborus diversus isolate 005 chromosome 8, Udiv.v.3.1, whole genome shotgun sequence, a single genomic window includes:
- the LOC129227677 gene encoding ubiquitin carboxyl-terminal hydrolase isozyme L3-like, with translation MSDIRWLPLEANPEVMNKFLIQLGVPKKYGISDIFSFDAEMLQFVPKPSYALILLFPAKSEFYKVSANKQFLDEKQVKESSVFFMKQTIGNACGTVALIHSVANNLHNICLEPDSPLEKFLKETMELGPHEKAEYLEKNIDIGAAHEASAQEGQTEPPPANEEVSLHFIAFVNSNGKLLELDGRKDGPICHRSTSVETFFEDACEVCKEYMSKDPENLAFTALSFGALNYI, from the coding sequence ATGTCTGATATCAGGTGGTTACCTCTAGAAGCAAATCCTGAAGTTATGAACAAGTTTTTGATTCAATTAGGCGTGCCTAAAAAATATGGAATATCtgatattttttcctttgatgCTGAAATGCTTCAGTTTGTCCCAAAGCCTTCTTATGCTCTTATACTACTTTTTCCTGCTAAAAGTGAGTTTTATAAAGTAAGTGCAAATAAACAGTTTTTGGATGAAAAACAGGTCAAAGAATCATCAGTCTTTTTTATGAAACAGACAATTGGAAATGCTTGTGGTACTGTCGCATTGATCCATTCAGTAGCTAACAATTTGCACAACATATGTTTAGAGCCTGACTCTCcccttgaaaaatttttgaaagaaaccaTGGAATTAGGACCACATGAAAAAGCTGAATATCTGGAAAAGAACATAGACATTGGTGCTGCTCATGAAGCTAGTGCACAAGAAGGCCAGACTGAGCCTCCTCCAGCCAATGAGGAAGTGTCACTGCATTTTATAGCATTTGTTAATTCCAACGGCAAGCTTCTTGAGCTTGATGGTCGCAAAGATGGACCCATTTGTCACAGATCTACCAGTGTGGAAACATTTTTTGAGGATGCTTGTGAAGTTTGTAAGGAATATATGTCAAAAGATCCGGAAAATTTGGCATTTACAGCTTTGTCTTTTGGGGCCTTGAATTATATCTAA